The Cloacibacterium caeni region GGCAAAGACACACTTAATACCGTATAAAGACTCTTATTACTTTCTGCACTTCTTCCATTAAAAAGAATTCCCGGAATTTTTTCTGAAAGTCTTTGGATGGTGTAATCCTTGATTTCTTGAATGTGAGAAGAGAATTTCTCTAAATTCTCAGTCGCAATTTCAAATGCTTTTCCTAATCCTGCAATCCCTACCACGTTTTCTGTTCCAGCTCTTAAATTTCGCTCTTGAGTTCCACCATGAATTTGAGCTTTTAAGTGCGTAGATTTTCTGATGAAAGCAAAACCTGCACCTTTTGGCCCGTGAAATTTGTGAGCACTACAACTGGCAAAATCAACCAAAGTTTTAGAAAAATCCAAAGGCAAATGTGCCATCGTTTGCACCGTATCTGAATGTAAATACGCTCCGTTCTCTTTGCAAATATTTGCAACTTTGTCAAGGTCTAAAAGATTGCCAATTTCATTATTGGCGTGCATTAAACTTACCAAAGTCTTTTTATCTGAAGACTTCAAAAGCTGCTGCAATTGGTCTATATCTACATCTCCTTTTTCATTGACATTAAGGTAAATCACTTCTACATTTTTGGAATTTTTGAGATTTTCCACCGATTCTGCTACACATTTATGCTCTAATTCTGTGGTAATGATTCTTTCGATTTTTAAATCTTCAACCGCAGATTTCAGAATTAAATTATTAGCTTCCGTTCCGCAAGAAGTGTAGATAATTTCTGCGGGGGAAACATGGAGTTCATGGGCAATTTTTCTACGGGTTTCTTCTAGAATGGTTTTGGCCTCTTGACCAAGCGTATGTGTAGAAGAAGGATTTCCGAAATTGTTTTTCATAACCACCACCATCGCATCTATCACTTCGTCTAAAAGCGGTGTAGTAGCAGCATTATCTAAATATATCTGTGTCATTTTTAGGAAATATTTGTGAGCATTAAGATAGAAAATCTTAATTTCTCCATTTTAGAATTTAACGCGACGAAATTAATGAAAAAATCTGTAATGAGATTCGTGTGCGAGAGAAAGCATAGGTAAATCTCCAGAAGTATCGCCAAAAGCGATGATTTTATCGTACTTTTTGCCTTCTATTTCTTTTTGGATTCGGTTTACTTTTTCTTTGCCGTTGTTATTTCTAGTTTTGAAATGTCCTGTGAAAATTCCGTTTTCGAAACGGGCTTCTGTAGCCAAAAATTTCATTCCCATTTTTTCGGCAAAAGGTTTTACCCAAATATCAAGAGAAGCGGTTATTAAGTAACTTTCTGTGTTTTCTTTGTCAATGTTTTCTATAAATTCCAAAGCGTTTTCTCTGATGATTTTCGGATAAAATTTATCGAGAAACTCTTGAGAAACTCTATTGATTTTTTCTTCTCTTTCCCCTTTTAGAATAGAACTGATGAAACTTTTCTTCACTTTTTCTGCATTCGCCAAATGCAATTTTACCAAAATAAATAGCGGAATATGTTTCAGAAAATTCCAGAAATATTTTTTTTCATTATAAAAATGCAAGTACAAAAACATGGTATCTTTGTAGGTAAGTGTTCCATCAAAATCAAATAGATATAGTTTTTTCATTTTGAAAGAGATTTATTTAAACTCGAATTTGAATAACACCATAATACAATGTCAATATAACTACAATAGCTTACAAC contains the following coding sequences:
- a CDS encoding cysteine desulfurase family protein, whose amino-acid sequence is MTQIYLDNAATTPLLDEVIDAMVVVMKNNFGNPSSTHTLGQEAKTILEETRRKIAHELHVSPAEIIYTSCGTEANNLILKSAVEDLKIERIITTELEHKCVAESVENLKNSKNVEVIYLNVNEKGDVDIDQLQQLLKSSDKKTLVSLMHANNEIGNLLDLDKVANICKENGAYLHSDTVQTMAHLPLDFSKTLVDFASCSAHKFHGPKGAGFAFIRKSTHLKAQIHGGTQERNLRAGTENVVGIAGLGKAFEIATENLEKFSSHIQEIKDYTIQRLSEKIPGILFNGRSAESNKSLYTVLSVSLPSQNPLIGLQLDMKGIAVSQGSACSSGAAKPSSVLSKILSEETQQNTTPLRISFSHKTTKEEIDALVNALVEILRL
- a CDS encoding HAD family hydrolase, yielding MKKLYLFDFDGTLTYKDTMFLYLHFYNEKKYFWNFLKHIPLFILVKLHLANAEKVKKSFISSILKGEREEKINRVSQEFLDKFYPKIIRENALEFIENIDKENTESYLITASLDIWVKPFAEKMGMKFLATEARFENGIFTGHFKTRNNNGKEKVNRIQKEIEGKKYDKIIAFGDTSGDLPMLSLAHESHYRFFH